A stretch of Pseudolysobacter antarcticus DNA encodes these proteins:
- a CDS encoding serine hydrolase domain-containing protein — translation MNHVRNLVLLLTATSLAAMPTLDAHAARSKPKAASAASKKNPTVAPSLLANPSAGPRNAEDTAKNLDQWLDLVDQSGQVSGLAVAVVQDNKVLLQRGIGYADATKRLPVTADSVFRLASLSKAFASGLAGLMVRDGLFGWETRIGSVLPAFELHDSSASAQLTVGEILSQSVGLPHNTYDNLLEQDEPYQLLVEKLKEVPMACPVGQCYGYQNITYSLIGDITYALTGDFFYHQVEKRLFHPLGMNTATYGKVALEASASWARPHTRRGGVWLPMEAKEAYYHVAPAAGVNASIKDMTSWLIAQMGGRTDVLPQNVLDDIHRPRITTPIEARGAPWRRSRVRDANYALGWRVFDYAGETLDYHAGAVQGYRAMIAFFPKYRFGVVMMWNCDCGMPAGLIPMVLDRYLGMPQVDWAGIETAKPTHVTVNNTQRLPRQAAAAVTSRKEEATE, via the coding sequence ATGAATCATGTTCGTAATTTGGTACTGCTGCTGACGGCGACCAGCCTCGCAGCGATGCCGACTCTCGATGCTCATGCGGCACGCTCCAAACCCAAGGCGGCTTCGGCGGCGAGCAAGAAAAATCCGACCGTTGCTCCGTCGTTATTGGCCAATCCAAGCGCGGGTCCGCGCAACGCCGAAGATACCGCAAAAAATCTCGATCAATGGCTGGATCTGGTCGATCAATCCGGCCAGGTGTCGGGGCTTGCGGTCGCTGTCGTGCAGGACAATAAAGTTCTGCTACAACGCGGCATCGGTTACGCCGACGCGACCAAACGTTTGCCGGTGACGGCAGATTCGGTGTTTCGTCTCGCTTCGTTATCCAAGGCGTTCGCGAGCGGATTGGCGGGCCTGATGGTACGTGACGGATTGTTCGGATGGGAGACGCGAATCGGCAGCGTGCTGCCCGCGTTCGAGCTGCATGATTCGTCGGCGAGCGCGCAACTCACGGTCGGCGAAATCCTCAGCCAGAGCGTCGGCCTACCGCACAACACCTACGACAATTTGCTGGAACAGGACGAGCCATATCAACTGCTCGTGGAAAAACTCAAGGAAGTGCCGATGGCGTGTCCGGTCGGCCAGTGCTATGGCTACCAGAACATCACCTACAGTTTGATCGGCGATATCACCTACGCGTTGACCGGCGATTTTTTCTATCACCAGGTCGAGAAGCGTTTGTTCCATCCGCTCGGCATGAACACCGCGACCTATGGCAAGGTTGCACTCGAAGCCAGCGCGAGTTGGGCGCGCCCGCACACTCGGCGCGGCGGCGTATGGTTGCCGATGGAAGCGAAGGAAGCTTACTACCACGTGGCGCCGGCAGCGGGCGTCAACGCCAGCATCAAGGACATGACGTCGTGGTTGATCGCGCAGATGGGCGGACGCACCGATGTGCTGCCGCAGAATGTTCTGGATGATATTCACCGGCCGCGCATCACCACACCAATCGAAGCGCGCGGTGCGCCATGGCGACGCAGCCGCGTGCGCGATGCTAATTACGCTCTCGGTTGGCGCGTGTTCGATTATGCCGGTGAGACGCTGGATTATCACGCCGGTGCAGTACAGGGCTATCGCGCGATGATCGCGTTTTTTCCGAAGTATCGTTTTGGCGTGGTGATGATGTGGAATTGCGATTGCGGCATGCCGGCGGGATTGATCCCGATGGTGCTGGATCGTTATCTCGGCATGCCACAAGTCGATTGGGCCGGCATCGAAACGGCGAAGCCGACGCATGTGACCGTCAACAATACTCAGCGGCTGCCGCGCCAGGCGGCAGCCGCTGTAACGAGTCGTAAAGAAGAGGCTACTGAGTAG
- a CDS encoding LemA family protein encodes MSLLILLIIVGVVVFMAIGIYNGLVTGRNGYKNAFAQIDVQLTRRYDLIPNLVEVAKGYMKHESETLEAVVQARNSAVTGLSAAKANPGDPNAMQQLSGAENVLTQSVGKLFALAEAYPDLKANQTMMQLSEELTSTENKVAFARQAYNDAVMGYNNRREVFPSSFIANMYGFTAATPLEIESPQKREAVKVSFS; translated from the coding sequence ATGAGTTTGCTGATTCTGCTTATCATCGTCGGCGTGGTCGTGTTCATGGCGATCGGCATCTACAACGGCCTGGTCACTGGACGCAACGGTTACAAGAATGCGTTCGCACAGATCGACGTGCAACTCACGCGCCGCTACGACCTCATTCCGAACTTGGTCGAAGTCGCCAAGGGCTACATGAAACACGAGAGTGAAACGCTCGAAGCCGTGGTTCAGGCGCGCAACTCGGCTGTCACCGGCCTCAGCGCGGCGAAAGCTAATCCGGGCGATCCGAATGCGATGCAGCAGTTGTCAGGCGCAGAGAATGTGCTCACGCAATCGGTCGGAAAATTGTTCGCCCTGGCCGAAGCGTATCCCGATCTGAAAGCCAACCAGACCATGATGCAATTGTCCGAAGAACTCACCAGCACCGAGAACAAGGTCGCGTTCGCACGTCAGGCCTACAACGATGCGGTGATGGGCTACAACAATCGTCGCGAAGTGTTTCCAAGCTCGTTCATCGCCAACATGTACGGCTTCACCGCCGCAACGCCGCTCGAAATCGAATCGCCGCAGAAACGCGAAGCGGTCAAGGTTTCTTTCAGCTAA
- a CDS encoding M48 family metallopeptidase, with amino-acid sequence MNFFEQQERARKHTRHMLMLFIVAVAAIVFAVDLVLVIAMNSGGGRHSSAHVTMSIFSPGALFLSTAITLAVIGLASLYKISTLRSGGSAVALQLGATLVPADTTDFAYRRLRNVVEEIAIASGVPVPEIFVMEDEPGINAFAAGYTTADAAVTVTRGAIDKLTREELQGVIAHEFSHVLNGDMRLNIRLMGVVFGILVLFIVGQKIAQGGFWFSSSDDRRNNGGIVAFGFALMAIGGIGLFFGRLIKAGISRQREYLADASAVQFTRQTVGISGALKKIGGLAEGSKLGVSDKEEVAHMLFGDGIGYSAMFATHPPLPKRIRAIEPNFNESEFAAIAAAWSEPVAASDMDGSNVSISGLAPVGAATMVQRAAQAAVVADKAAPLPAANAQLHVSPQMVVAQVSAPGKDDYQTAGTLNNAIPDRMRSLAYTLDRAMPLIYSLVLEQAPEIHTRQLALIERYYDATMRQKVEELLPEVAALHPMQRLPLAALAFPALRKQPRPALQTFVLVLNQLIQADGQTSLEEYCLAKLVSVQVIEALDPSRSASIGRNKLPDCATQITNLFAIVARYGNDDEPAARHAYLQGMREVLPDSIAPYAPPKEWTMAMDGALRALDLLAPAGKELLLRGLTAAISADGKVSVSEAELLRTICASLHCPLPPQLDQVA; translated from the coding sequence ATGAACTTCTTCGAACAGCAGGAGCGTGCGCGCAAGCACACGCGCCACATGCTGATGCTGTTCATCGTGGCGGTCGCGGCAATCGTGTTCGCGGTCGATCTGGTGCTGGTCATCGCGATGAACAGCGGCGGCGGCCGGCACAGCTCCGCGCATGTGACGATGAGCATTTTCAGCCCGGGTGCGTTGTTCCTGTCGACGGCGATCACGCTCGCCGTCATTGGCCTGGCATCGCTGTACAAGATATCGACCTTGCGCTCGGGCGGCTCGGCGGTCGCGTTGCAACTCGGTGCAACCTTGGTCCCGGCCGATACCACCGACTTCGCGTATCGACGTCTGCGCAACGTCGTAGAAGAAATCGCGATCGCGTCCGGCGTGCCCGTGCCGGAAATTTTCGTGATGGAAGACGAACCCGGCATCAACGCGTTTGCCGCCGGTTACACCACTGCCGATGCGGCAGTCACGGTCACGCGCGGCGCGATCGACAAACTCACACGCGAAGAATTGCAAGGAGTCATCGCGCACGAATTCAGCCACGTTCTCAACGGCGACATGCGCCTCAATATCCGCCTGATGGGCGTCGTGTTCGGCATCCTCGTATTGTTTATCGTCGGTCAGAAAATCGCCCAGGGTGGATTCTGGTTCAGCAGTTCCGACGATCGTCGCAACAACGGCGGCATTGTCGCTTTCGGTTTTGCACTAATGGCGATCGGCGGCATCGGCCTGTTTTTTGGGCGCCTGATCAAGGCCGGCATTTCGCGCCAGCGCGAATATCTGGCCGATGCTTCGGCGGTGCAGTTCACGCGCCAGACCGTCGGCATTTCCGGCGCACTGAAAAAAATCGGTGGCCTCGCCGAAGGCTCGAAACTCGGCGTATCCGACAAGGAAGAAGTCGCGCACATGTTGTTTGGCGACGGCATCGGTTATTCGGCCATGTTCGCCACGCATCCGCCGCTGCCAAAACGCATCCGCGCGATCGAACCGAATTTCAACGAGAGCGAATTCGCTGCGATCGCCGCGGCGTGGTCGGAGCCGGTCGCCGCATCGGACATGGATGGCAGCAACGTGTCGATCTCGGGCCTCGCGCCGGTCGGCGCCGCGACGATGGTGCAGCGTGCCGCGCAGGCTGCGGTCGTCGCCGATAAAGCCGCGCCATTACCCGCCGCGAATGCGCAACTCCACGTCAGCCCGCAGATGGTCGTGGCACAAGTATCCGCGCCCGGCAAGGACGATTACCAGACCGCCGGCACGCTCAATAATGCGATCCCGGATCGCATGCGCAGTCTGGCCTACACGCTCGATCGCGCGATGCCGCTGATCTATTCGCTCGTGCTGGAACAAGCGCCGGAAATCCACACGCGCCAACTGGCATTGATCGAACGTTATTACGACGCCACGATGCGCCAGAAAGTCGAGGAGTTATTGCCGGAAGTCGCCGCGCTGCATCCGATGCAACGCCTGCCGCTGGCTGCGCTCGCTTTCCCCGCGCTGCGCAAACAACCGCGCCCGGCGCTGCAGACTTTTGTGCTGGTTTTGAATCAGCTGATCCAGGCCGATGGCCAGACCAGCCTCGAAGAATATTGCCTCGCCAAACTCGTCAGCGTGCAGGTGATCGAAGCGCTCGATCCATCGCGCAGCGCGTCGATCGGCCGCAACAAATTGCCGGACTGCGCCACCCAAATTACCAATCTGTTCGCCATCGTCGCGCGCTACGGCAACGACGACGAACCTGCCGCGCGTCACGCCTATCTGCAAGGCATGCGCGAAGTATTGCCCGACAGCATTGCGCCATACGCGCCGCCGAAAGAATGGACGATGGCGATGGACGGCGCATTGCGTGCGCTCGATCTACTCGCGCCCGCTGGCAAGGAATTATTGCTGCGCGGTTTGACTGCCGCGATCAGCGCCGATGGCAAAGTCAGCGTCAGCGAAGCCGAACTGCTGCGCACGATTTGCGCTTCGTTGCATTGCCCGCTGCCGCCGCAACTTGATCAGGTCGCGTGA
- a CDS encoding GMC family oxidoreductase, with the protein MTYDYVIVGAGSAGCVLANRLSADPSKRVLLLEAGPGDWHPFIHMPAGIAKLVGQKGVNWNYSTEPEAQLENRRLWWPRGKVLGGSSSINAMCYIRGVAGDYDEWAGLGNPGWSWNEVLPYFKRAEGNTRGADALHGGDGPLGVQDLTYHNPLSQVFLDAAAASGFVTNTDFNGATQEGFGYYQVTQKNSARCSTAQGYLRPVRGRANLTVRTSAITQRVLIESGRAVGVDYRHHGRLKRAEAREVLLCGGAINSPQLLMLSGVGPADELRKHDIRVKHALPGVGKNLQDHLDICTIDRCTQPITYDQISDISTAWNYYLKRRGPGTSNVAEAGGFVRTRLATDDRCDMQFHFVPAILDDHGRNRLPGYGYTMHACALHPHSRGAIRLHSANPADAAAIHANYLSDADGHDLAMLVEGVKLSRQIFSAATFSPYRGDEIFPGSAIQSDAEIEAFIRRKAETIYHPIGTCKMGNDVQSVVDAELRVHGVSGLRVIDASVMPMLPTGNTNAPTIMIAEKASDLILAG; encoded by the coding sequence ATGACCTACGATTATGTGATTGTCGGTGCCGGTTCTGCCGGTTGTGTGCTGGCCAATCGGCTCAGCGCAGATCCCTCCAAACGCGTGCTGCTGCTCGAAGCCGGACCCGGCGACTGGCATCCGTTTATCCACATGCCTGCGGGCATCGCCAAGCTGGTCGGGCAAAAAGGCGTCAACTGGAATTACTCGACCGAGCCCGAAGCGCAGCTCGAAAATCGCCGCCTATGGTGGCCGCGTGGCAAGGTGCTCGGTGGTTCGAGTTCGATCAACGCGATGTGTTATATCCGCGGCGTCGCGGGCGACTACGATGAGTGGGCCGGGCTCGGCAACCCGGGCTGGAGCTGGAACGAGGTGCTGCCATATTTCAAGCGCGCCGAAGGCAATACACGCGGCGCCGATGCACTGCACGGCGGTGACGGCCCGCTCGGCGTGCAGGATCTGACGTATCACAATCCGCTGTCGCAAGTTTTCCTCGATGCCGCAGCGGCGAGCGGTTTTGTCACGAACACGGATTTCAACGGCGCCACGCAGGAAGGTTTCGGGTATTACCAGGTGACGCAGAAAAACAGCGCGCGTTGTTCGACCGCGCAAGGTTATCTACGCCCGGTGCGCGGGCGCGCCAACCTGACTGTGCGCACCAGCGCGATAACGCAACGCGTGCTGATCGAATCTGGCCGCGCGGTTGGTGTGGATTATCGTCATCACGGTCGCTTGAAACGTGCCGAAGCGCGTGAGGTTTTGCTGTGCGGCGGCGCGATCAACTCGCCGCAGTTGCTGATGCTATCGGGTGTCGGCCCGGCCGATGAATTGCGCAAGCACGATATCCGTGTCAAGCACGCGCTGCCCGGCGTCGGTAAAAATCTGCAGGATCATCTCGACATCTGCACGATTGATCGCTGCACTCAGCCGATTACTTACGATCAGATCAGCGACATTTCCACCGCGTGGAATTATTACCTCAAGCGCCGCGGCCCCGGCACATCGAACGTGGCCGAGGCCGGTGGATTTGTGCGTACGCGGCTGGCGACGGATGACCGTTGCGACATGCAATTCCATTTCGTGCCGGCGATTCTCGACGATCATGGCCGCAACCGCCTACCCGGTTACGGCTACACGATGCACGCGTGCGCATTGCATCCGCACAGCCGTGGCGCGATTCGTTTGCACTCGGCAAATCCGGCCGATGCGGCGGCGATCCATGCAAATTATCTGAGCGATGCCGATGGGCACGATCTGGCGATGCTGGTCGAAGGCGTAAAACTGTCGCGCCAGATTTTTTCCGCCGCGACATTTTCGCCGTATCGTGGCGACGAGATTTTTCCGGGCAGCGCCATCCAATCCGATGCCGAGATCGAAGCGTTTATCCGGCGCAAGGCCGAAACCATTTATCACCCGATCGGCACCTGCAAGATGGGCAACGATGTCCAATCGGTGGTCGATGCCGAATTGCGCGTACACGGCGTGAGCGGCTTGCGCGTGATCGATGCGTCAGTGATGCCGATGTTACCGACCGGCAATACCAATGCGCCGACGATCATGATTGCGGAAAAAGCCAGCGATTTGATTCTGGCGGGCTAG
- a CDS encoding MOSC domain-containing protein — MSTTLASLHIYPIKSCAQLTLASAVVEKRGLAHDRRWMIVDENARFITGRELARMTLLQAEPVATGLILRAPQMAPLHVSFPPANAPRLDVTVWKNIVAAQLADASANVWLSTFLGRPCRLVFMDDDCARVVTEHARAGDEVSFADAYPLLLISQAALDGLNARLVRPVGMWQFRPNLVVAGCEAHAEDRWSRIRIGEIEFDVVKSCTRCVFTTVDPARGELSPDGEPLRTLIGYRRTPAGVTFGQNLIARGQGVIRAGDAIEVLEHLL, encoded by the coding sequence ATGAGCACAACACTGGCTTCGCTGCATATCTACCCGATCAAATCCTGCGCACAACTCACGCTGGCTTCCGCCGTCGTCGAGAAGCGCGGCCTCGCCCACGATCGGCGCTGGATGATCGTGGATGAAAATGCGCGTTTCATTACCGGTCGCGAATTGGCGCGGATGACCTTGCTGCAAGCCGAACCGGTCGCTACCGGACTCATACTGCGGGCGCCGCAGATGGCGCCGTTGCACGTTTCATTTCCGCCAGCGAATGCGCCGCGGCTGGATGTCACGGTGTGGAAAAATATCGTCGCCGCGCAACTCGCCGATGCTTCCGCGAACGTCTGGCTCAGTACATTTCTCGGACGACCATGTCGCCTGGTTTTTATGGACGATGACTGCGCGCGTGTGGTTACCGAGCATGCGCGTGCCGGTGACGAAGTCAGCTTTGCCGATGCGTATCCGCTGCTGCTGATCTCGCAAGCGGCGCTGGATGGCTTGAATGCACGGCTCGTGCGTCCGGTCGGCATGTGGCAATTCCGTCCGAACCTCGTGGTCGCCGGATGTGAAGCGCATGCCGAAGATCGCTGGTCACGAATTCGCATCGGCGAGATCGAATTCGATGTAGTCAAATCCTGCACGCGTTGTGTGTTTACTACGGTCGATCCCGCGCGCGGCGAACTCAGCCCGGATGGCGAACCGCTGCGCACGTTGATCGGTTATCGGCGCACGCCGGCCGGCGTTACGTTCGGCCAGAACCTGATCGCGCGTGGCCAAGGCGTGATTCGTGCGGGGGACGCGATCGAAGTTCTGGAGCATCTGCTCTAG
- a CDS encoding NTP/NDP exchange transporter produces the protein MSKSGLSTWLRTHLWVDIRREEWPALALSFAYFFFVLGAYYVIRPVREQLGALNGSASLPLFYALTFVATLILTPVYGALVANYSRKRFIPLVYVFFILCLLAFIPLFEIQGQLNPRVLGAVFFVWVSVFNLFVVSVFWSFMADIFSVQQSHRLFGVIALGGTIGAVVGPLLAGALVGYIGIAWLLAVSAGMLLLALACIFGLIAWSRRHPVAGDIKRGEAVIGGSMIAGAQLVLGSTFVWYAWTAPKQWLSSLFGRSATAQKTAPDARTPFLRRMALLMLLGDCVGTVLFAMQFDVAKAYYPDAVARTQFFAHIDLATNALIVVLQATVARWLLMRYGPTPGLVIPALVKAVALLLVAALATPLAIALAMVFSRAGAYGMEQPARESLYTRVDRETRYKAKNFIDTAVWRFGDFGVVNVLSGLRLLGMGVPGFALLSALAASASAWLGWRLVRSSGLAVEHHADQQAPQSP, from the coding sequence TTGAGTAAGTCAGGTTTGTCGACGTGGTTGCGCACGCATTTGTGGGTGGATATCAGACGCGAAGAGTGGCCGGCGTTGGCCCTGTCGTTCGCGTATTTTTTCTTCGTGCTCGGCGCGTACTACGTGATCCGCCCGGTGCGCGAGCAACTCGGTGCGCTGAACGGTTCGGCATCGTTGCCGCTGTTCTATGCGCTGACGTTCGTAGCCACACTGATCCTTACGCCGGTCTACGGCGCGCTGGTCGCGAACTATTCGCGCAAGCGTTTCATACCGCTGGTCTATGTGTTTTTCATCCTCTGCCTGCTCGCTTTTATTCCGTTGTTCGAGATACAGGGACAGCTTAATCCGCGTGTGCTCGGCGCGGTTTTTTTTGTCTGGGTTAGCGTATTCAACTTGTTCGTAGTGTCGGTATTCTGGAGTTTCATGGCCGACATTTTCAGCGTGCAACAGTCGCATCGTCTGTTCGGCGTGATCGCACTCGGCGGCACGATCGGCGCCGTGGTCGGACCATTGCTTGCCGGCGCGCTGGTCGGCTATATCGGTATCGCATGGTTGCTTGCGGTTTCTGCGGGCATGCTGCTACTCGCGCTGGCCTGCATCTTCGGCCTGATTGCGTGGTCGCGGCGCCATCCAGTAGCAGGCGACATAAAACGTGGCGAGGCGGTGATCGGTGGCAGCATGATTGCGGGTGCGCAGTTGGTGCTTGGCTCGACGTTCGTGTGGTACGCGTGGACAGCGCCGAAGCAATGGCTGTCATCCCTGTTCGGACGCAGCGCGACGGCGCAAAAGACAGCGCCCGATGCGCGCACGCCGTTCCTGCGGCGCATGGCGTTGCTGATGCTGCTCGGTGATTGTGTAGGCACTGTGCTGTTTGCGATGCAGTTCGATGTTGCCAAGGCGTATTACCCGGATGCCGTCGCGCGCACGCAATTTTTTGCGCATATCGATCTGGCGACAAATGCTTTGATAGTCGTGTTGCAGGCCACGGTCGCACGCTGGTTGCTGATGCGTTACGGCCCGACGCCGGGGCTGGTGATTCCGGCGCTGGTCAAGGCCGTTGCGTTGCTGCTGGTGGCCGCACTGGCGACACCGCTGGCGATTGCACTGGCGATGGTGTTTTCGCGTGCTGGCGCGTACGGCATGGAGCAGCCCGCGCGCGAAAGCCTGTACACGCGTGTGGATCGCGAAACGCGCTACAAGGCGAAAAATTTTATCGACACTGCGGTATGGCGGTTCGGTGATTTCGGTGTCGTGAATGTGCTCTCGGGCCTGCGTTTGCTCGGCATGGGCGTGCCGGGATTCGCCCTGCTCAGTGCGCTCGCGGCGAGTGCATCGGCGTGGCTGGGCTGGCGTCTGGTGCGCTCGTCAGGCTTGGCCGTCGAGCATCATGCCGATCAGCAGGCGCCGCAGTCGCCGTAG
- the fghA gene encoding S-formylglutathione hydrolase: MDIETISEQRSFGGVQGFYRHTSAVCAAPMRFAVYTPPQAAHGNVPVLYYLAGLTCSEETFVIKAGAQRLAAELGLMLVAPDTSPRNTGIAGENDSWDFGTAAGFYVDATRSPWSKYFNMYSYVTRELPALIAANFPADATCQGIFGHSMGGHGALVCALRNPQQYRSVSAFAPIVASSQCPWGEKALPRFLGDDRAAWKNYDATELVQQKTFPGTILIDQGEADKFLVEQLKPELFEAACAKVGQALILRYQPGYDHSYYFISTFIEDHLRHHAAALTQD; the protein is encoded by the coding sequence ATGGATATCGAAACCATTTCCGAGCAGCGCAGTTTCGGCGGTGTGCAGGGTTTTTATCGGCACACATCAGCGGTATGTGCAGCGCCGATGCGCTTCGCCGTCTACACGCCGCCGCAAGCCGCGCACGGCAACGTGCCGGTGTTGTATTACCTGGCGGGGCTCACCTGCAGCGAAGAAACCTTCGTCATCAAGGCCGGCGCGCAGCGTCTTGCTGCCGAACTCGGCCTCATGCTCGTGGCGCCGGATACCAGTCCGCGCAACACTGGCATTGCGGGTGAAAACGACTCTTGGGATTTCGGCACAGCAGCGGGATTTTATGTCGACGCGACACGGTCGCCGTGGTCGAAATATTTCAACATGTACAGCTATGTCACACGTGAATTGCCGGCGCTGATCGCGGCGAATTTTCCGGCGGATGCAACGTGTCAGGGCATCTTCGGCCATTCGATGGGCGGACATGGCGCGCTAGTCTGTGCGTTGCGCAATCCGCAGCAATATCGATCGGTTTCCGCATTCGCGCCGATCGTTGCGTCTAGTCAGTGTCCGTGGGGCGAAAAAGCCTTGCCGCGTTTTCTCGGTGATGATCGCGCTGCGTGGAAAAATTACGACGCGACCGAACTCGTGCAGCAGAAAACTTTTCCGGGCACGATTCTTATCGATCAGGGCGAAGCCGATAAATTTCTGGTGGAACAACTCAAGCCCGAGTTATTCGAAGCGGCATGTGCGAAGGTGGGCCAGGCGCTGATCCTGCGGTATCAGCCCGGTTACGATCACAGCTATTATTTCATCAGCACATTCATCGAAGACCATCTGCGCCATCACGCAGCGGCGCTGACGCAGGATTGA
- a CDS encoding hotdog fold domain-containing protein produces the protein MRSVLESYERLTRWPGGRWLFSRLVCFRAPYFASIHPLIETLASGECVVSIRHRRSVTNHIGTVHAIALCNMAELAAGLCTDVSLPGDMRWIPKGMTVEYLQKAVGTMHARAKLDILPVSSSDGYEFVLPVEVNDGAGKTVFRASIKMWISPRQKRD, from the coding sequence ATGCGCTCGGTACTGGAGTCCTACGAGCGTTTGACGCGCTGGCCCGGCGGTCGCTGGCTGTTTTCGCGTCTGGTATGTTTTCGCGCACCCTATTTCGCGAGCATCCATCCGCTGATAGAAACGCTCGCGAGCGGCGAATGTGTGGTGTCGATCCGGCATCGCCGCAGTGTGACCAATCACATCGGCACCGTGCACGCGATTGCACTCTGCAATATGGCCGAACTTGCTGCCGGCCTGTGCACTGATGTGAGCCTGCCCGGCGACATGCGCTGGATCCCGAAAGGCATGACGGTGGAATATTTGCAGAAGGCAGTCGGCACGATGCACGCACGCGCAAAACTCGATATCTTGCCGGTATCAAGCAGTGACGGTTACGAGTTTGTGCTGCCGGTCGAAGTGAATGACGGCGCCGGGAAAACCGTATTTCGCGCGTCGATCAAGATGTGGATTTCGCCGCGCCAAAAACGCGACTGA